A stretch of the Lolium perenne isolate Kyuss_39 chromosome 3, Kyuss_2.0, whole genome shotgun sequence genome encodes the following:
- the LOC127345740 gene encoding uncharacterized protein, whose protein sequence is MENNRSNQNQPPPPPPGYPTAAAEQGGAAGKKARRGSTTSRGEKGFIEGCLAALCCCWICEMCCD, encoded by the exons ATGGAGAACAACAGGAGCAACCAGAaccagccaccgccgccgccgccag GCTACCCGACGGCGGCCGCGGAgcaaggcggcgcggccgggaAGAAGGCGCGCCGGGGCAGCACCACCTCCAGGGGCGAGAAGGGCTTCATCGAAGGATG CCTCGCCGCGCTGTGCTGCTGCTGGATCTGCGAGATGTGCTGCGACTAA